The Lycium ferocissimum isolate CSIRO_LF1 chromosome 1, AGI_CSIRO_Lferr_CH_V1, whole genome shotgun sequence genome includes a region encoding these proteins:
- the LOC132053483 gene encoding CBL-interacting protein kinase 18-like → MEKKGNILMQKYELGRLLGQGNFGKVYYGRNLKSAQSVAIKVIDKEKVQKAGLIEQTKREISVMALVKHPHVVQLYEVMATKTKIYFVIEHAKGGELFKKLAKGRLKEDVARKFFQQLISAVEFCHSRDVYHRDLKPENLLLDENGNLKVSDFGLSALAESKRQDGLLHTTCGTPAYVAPEVIGRKGYDGAKADIWSCGVILFVLLAGYLPFQDSNLMNMYRKISRAEYKCPNWFPLEVRKLLSRILDPNPHTRISITKIKESSWFKKGSDSRHVRTKQVVNQNVIGDGDAVSSSNLDNSTSSSGSDSKLELAKPANINAFDIISLSSGFDLSGLFIRNDQKEELQFTSVKPAPVIISKLEEVGRNLNLEIAKKEGGFLRLEGLNGSRYGTLCIDVQIFEITESYYLVELRRSCGDAIEYQNMLTQAIKPALEEIVWAWQGVQSHH, encoded by the coding sequence atggagaagaaaggaaatataTTGATGCAAAAATATGAATTGGGGAGATTATTAGGTCAAGGAAACTTTGGTAAGGTTTATTATGGAAGGAATCTGAAAAGCGCACAGAGTGTAGCCATCAAGGTAATTGATAAAGAGAAGGTTCAGAAGGCTGGACTGATAGAACAGACCAAGCGAGAGATATCTGTTATGGCACTGGTCAAACATCCACATGTTGTGCAGCTATACGAGGTCATGGCAACTAAGACTAAGATTTACTTTGTGATCGAACATGCCAAAGGCGGCGAGCTTTTCAAAAAACTGGCAAAGGGGAGGCTCAAGGAAGATGTTGCTAGAAAGTTCTTTCAGCAACTGATCAGTGCCGTTGAATTTTGCCACAGCCGAGATGTTTATCACCGTGATCTTAAACCAGAAAATCTCCTGCTGGATGAGAATGGAAACCTAAAGGTGTCAGACTTTGGATTGAGTGCATTGGCTGAGTCTAAGCGGCAAGATGGGTTACTCCACACAACGTGCGGTACACCAGCATATGTTGCTCCTGAGGTGATTGGTAGAAAAGGATATGATGGTGCCAAAGCTGACATCTGGTCTTGTGGGGTGATCTTGTTTGTCCTTTTGGCTGGTTATCTTCCATTCCAAGACTCAAATCTTATGAATATGTATAGGAAGATAAGCAGGGCGGAGTACAAATGCCCTAATTGGTTCCCACTGGAAGTGCGTAAACTTCTCTCTAGGATCCTCGACCCAAACCCTCATACAAGGATTTCGATAACTAAAATCAAGGAAAGCTCCTGGTTTAAGAAAGGATCTGATTCCAGACATGTGAGAACCAAACAAGTAGTGAACCAAAATGTTATTGGAGATGGCGATGCTGTTTCCAGTTCAAATTTGGACAATAGTACCTCCTCCTCTGGATCCGACAGCAAGCTAGAGTTGGCAAAACCTGCAAACATTAATGCATTTGATATCATCTCTCTTTCAAGCGGGTTTGACTTGTCTGGTTTATTCATAAGAAATGATCAAAAGGAGGAACTGCAATTCACATCAGTGAAGCCTGCCCCAGTCATCATATCGAAGCTTGAGGAAGTTGGCAGGAATCTGAACCTAGAAATAGCGAAGAAAGAAGGTGGATTTTTGAGATTAGAGGGATTAAATGGGAGCAGATATGGAACTCTGTGCATTGATGTGCAAATATTTGAAATTACTGAATCTTATTACTTGGTTGAGCTGAGAAGGTCATGTGGTGATGCGATTGAGTACCAAAACATGTTAACACAAGCTATCAAACCAGCTCTTGAGGAAATTGTTTGGGCTTGGCAAGGTGTGCAATCTCATCATTAG